The nucleotide sequence tttccatgatattcaattaTTTTGAGATGTATCTGTagatgatgttcttttgaactttttattcaaagaataccccccaaaaaatcagcatcagcatattagaattatttctgaatctGATCATGCATCACTGAAAATAtttcacatcacaggaataacttacatttgaaaataaattaaaacagaaaagttgttttaaattgtcataCTATTTCATAGTATGGtttcatatttaatcaaataaatgaagctttgggaagcacatttaaaaatgtaccgTTTGTGtttaatgcaattatatttacaaaattttatattatttcttttttattttttactgtgctTTCTGAAGGTGGAAAATCATgagattaatcatgattatttttttttcttcaatgccATGGTTttcaacagtataaataagaaaaCACTAGGTAACTTACAGTCTTCCAATTCTCTTCTACCCTGTCAATCCGAGGATAAAAGCTGTGGCTATAAACTAAGGTTTGACTCAGGAAACCTCTGATTGAGACAGAATACATTTACAACCTCATATTGACAGACTGACAGTGAGCCATTCATCTATCCACAAGCACTGGTCTGCTGAACTATGGGTGTCCTACCATCAGCTTCTCAAAGGTACAGAAATATAGGCTTGTGTGTTGAGTATGAGTGACAGGTTATAGCTGTATCTTTCTTCAGACTGAGAGTGAACAATGTAAAGTCACTAATTGAAAGTGTAACTATTTTTTAAGAAGGTATCTTTAAAACAGCACAATTTATCTTGATGTTTTCAACAGAAACAAGGTCATCTGTACTCAAAAAGGCTGATCAGTaattaatgcacttttttgctaTTGTTAGGTTAACAAACTCACACTCCAACAGTAGGAGACCACATTTTGaagccgtttttatttttttaaacctggaaaaaaagttttagtgTTTTGTAAAACTCGAAACAAAGAaaagggtcacactttattttaaagctgcagtttgtaacttttgacgctctagcggttaataaacagaactgcttgcgtcttgcgggagaacatcgtagccggaactacttctctctaaatgtctatgaagaatcacaaaggttctgggttactccgccgcggtacccctgaagcagtctaaaatagtccgaatataaacccttattataggtgcaccctagtgattcagggcaagctaaaaacacggtttggaaaatggattcatggtttactcacttattatatacatttttctacattttgaacacaaacaaagttacggaccgcagctctgattggttgtttcttaacgggggcggtctgtaactgcaaatggcaataggaccactgggaggagccagaggagcttgattttttcacagattatctgtcttatattctactgtcagcacatacataatgacaggtttaacaaatatgtaaaaaatatatttttacaaaagttatctactgcagctttaaggtccAATTCCCGCAATTAacaattaactatgacttttgctttAATACTCAAGTACTAATAAGCAAAGCCAatttgttaataataggcatactTCTAAGAAATTTGTTCATAGTGAGAAGTGGTCCCTTTACAAAAGTGTTACCAAGAAAATGTTCTGCACTCTTAGAAGGCCACtacaattactgaaataaatactgAAAGTAATAGTAGTCAGTTTAGATGTGGTCATAATGTCTGATATAACCTGGGAAGTTTCTAGTCtgcctagtaagagcttgattagccggttcaggtgtgtctaattagggttggagctaaactctgcaggacaccggccctccaggaccgagtttgtgCACCCCTACTTGGGCTCAAGTAagcaaagcccctttcacactgcacgtcggacccgcaatattcccgtaacattgcctggtcgccttctgtgtgaaagcaaccacgtcccggaattgattaccgaatcgaacccgggtcggggacatagtaacattgcggtaatcgatccggaacgagcgctgtgtgaacaaaagccagatctaattccgtatcgaagtgatgacgcgcgttatcgcgcgactcttttaccggctgttttgaaggaagatcaacattcgcgacgaacacatatgtgcaaactgtaataaagcagagatcagttagttcctcactttccgcgctgacgcagagatggtttgcttgcttcagttaaagtataacgtgccaagcgttgtcgactcgtacattacacgtcacgcgctgatgtcacgtgtcgttacgggatcttcaagggttgtgtgtgaaagcacgcacatataccgggtcatcactggcagtgtgaaagtgccaaatctagcgaccagggaacaattacaggaacactttacccctgtatttgccggaatggcagtgtgaaaggggctcaagtgaGTCAAGCTTTACCTGGTACATCCACTGGCTGAAGGATCGCCTCCAGGAGTCTTTCTTCTCCAGGTGGAGGTAGCAGTTGAACAGGATGAGATAAATGTAACGCTCGAGGTACTGCAGACTCCTTAACCGCAAACACTGAGCATCGGCCTCTGATTTAGCCTTCTTAATCTGAAGAGAAAGAAATGCCAGTGAACTCCATGTTGTTCCTCTAGtttcccttttatttattttttacaaaatgttgatGGCACAACATATTCAGCTGttcgttcatttttttttagattatcatttcAGGTATTATCTTCAATATCCATTCACTTTGATAGGTTTTGGTATAAGCAGCCAATGAGATCTACACAAACAAGTGATTCCATCAATATTTGGATTGCTTGGTTGTCTATATTTCTGCTTTTAACTTTTTGTTCCTAGTAATTTATTGAacctctacttttgatttatattagataatttacaaaaatatgtttgtaaaaAGGCCTGAATAATGTCACATGCAAATGATTTACCCAGCAGAAATTGTATTAGCTGTTTTTCACCTTTTCCATGTTTTCCATGTAAGTGAGATGACAGAAAATACAGGAAAGGAGGGGAGAACAGGATCAGGTATTTGCATCGCCATGCATAAGGATCAGGGCACAACTTTTGTTGATTTAAATCGAGCCTTTTTTGTTATCGCAAGTGTAGTACCTGCCAGGCCATGTCTGAGATCAGATGGAATATGTTTAAAGCCAAATATCTTTCTCAGTGGTAAAGTGCTCACTTGATTATTTTCTTTgaactttaatattttacaatacgtTCCGAAAGTCTCAGACCACCAGTGAAAATACATCTGTACATAATGCTAATTAAGTGACAAATCAAGAGGAAATGAAACAATTGCTAAATAACAAGCAACTTCCCAGAGTCAATCAAGGGCTTTATATGATGCATTTCATTCAGAATGAGGCAGCTAGCTAGATATATGCAACATTTCTGAGTAACAGGCCATGCACCAGTACACTGCCACATGCTCAAATGAAGTTATAGTAACAGAGCATATGTAGTGAACACAGATTCTTACATGTGCAGTGTGGCATGGGCAATATTTACTAGTCTATGCTGATTAGCTTTAAAGAGGctcaaagtttggtgcaaatgaATAAGTACATAAACACTGAGCCACTGATAAGCTACTGTAACAACTGttacatgacaaaaatatacAAGTACCCCAGAACATACTAACTATAAAGTCTTGGATCCTAATAAATATTTccagggcttttttttttaaagcagtcttTTGAAAGCTCTCTGCTTATTTACACTGCTGTTTTTCAAGGTCTTcacttcagaataaaaaaatgttttacagcctcaaataaaacacattcagagTCCTTCTAGGCTGATGCATGGGAATGGGCATTAATAATCTCTTGGTCCCTTTCAGTGCAtcagcacaaataaaaaaattgtacctCTATAGACTTCTCAAAGGCCATGTTTGGTacaaaaacaaatgcttttgAAGCAATCTATTATTTAACATGGCTGATAAAAGCAGTGACTAACTGTCCTATTAACTAGCTTTTTTACAGTTGACTTTTCATGCTGAAGTTTATGTATGCAAAACACATAAAATTTTTTGAAATGAGCaacaagttatttatatataatatatatgtgtgtgtgtgtgtgtgtaaatcacaTTTCACCTGTCTGTAAGTGGATATGATGACTTCCCGTAAATGATAATGCATGGGGGTCATCGTCTCACTAACAACATCCAGAGCAACGTCCACTTCTCTCTTCACACGATGGCCATCAGGTAACACCCTTACTACCTGCATTACCACCTGAATGCACACATATGcatgcatgggtcaaaattaatcaaatcaaatgtttttcaATCTATATCCACAATAGACACTATTttctattaaatacatttcagtcaAAAATACCATAGacaattatttttgtcaaattttcatgttttatttgcatgattGTTGAAGTTTGGTGGTATGGTTTAAGGAAGCATGACCTCAATGTACCTCAAACTCTCCTTTGGTGTACTTGGCGTCAGGGACACTTACAATCTCATCTTCTTCACACTCAGGAAAGCCCTAAAGAAAAATGAAACTGATTGgagctcagtttaaacatttttccTCTATCCAATGTCATGGGGGTGAATAATTGAATTCTCATTTCCTCCCTCCACTAGCTGAAAATGACCTACATTAATGTGCCACAGGGTGAGAGTGGCGATGACCATGGCTGCAGTGGTTCGGTCTTTCCCATCATGACAGTTGAAGATGAAAGCACAGTTGGGGTCTTCAGCCAGACTGCTCTTCATGGCCTCCAACAACTGGTCAAAAACCTGAGGGAGAACAACAACATTTCAACTAAAGCATCATATATATACCATTCGTATAGCGTACTGACTTGCCTCTTCTTTAGGTGCACAGAAGTCAGACAGAGGGATCCGTTGGTAGCTCAGACCAGGATGAACACTCTTCTGATGGACAAAGAGCTCCTCAATGGTTTGACAAGTCTTAAACATTCTCATCTGTTTATCCTGCTCTGTAATCACCTCCAGCCATTTCTCACACCTCAGGATGTCCTGCTTCAGTGCCAGCTCCATTTCCTGTGGAGACAGCCATATTGCTAAAGCTTAGGTTCTTAGATCACAGCAGCCATATTcttgggtgaaaaaaaaacctttcatctCATTTTATCTAAATTTATGATGAAATCAAAAGCTACTACCTGTAACAATGAAAAACATTCTACAGTACATCACATGGACCAAACATTTAGTTACTcatgtaataaaatacaaataaaatatgggCTAAAATAAGACGGTCACAATGGATTTACACTCTAGTGCAATTTTTGATGAGTAGTATCACCTCAAATTTAACCCCAATGATTTTGCACACGGATGTATTCAATGTCACCTTTTTGAACTAATCATTTAAGTGAACGTTCATTCTCATTCACTTGCATAAACCGACTCATGGTCATTTTAATGAAGAATAATAAGACTCGTTTTGGTTGACTCAGCGACTCAACGTTGACTCAATAATAAGTTTGGGtcagtatgatttaaaaaaaaaatttacttattgTATTATTATCACTTTTATAAAGCAAGTGTGCATTAATTATCGAtgaaaatttacagtaaaatatttattatcctatttcaaataaattctgttcttttgaactttttattcattgaaAATTAAGTTAAACAGCggtttgataataataataataatagatgttgatgagcaccaaatcagcatattacaatgatttctgaaggatcatgtgacactgacgactggcgTAATGGCTGctcatatttcaggaataaactgcatcataaataaattaaaacaattattttaaattgtaataatatttcacatttgtgGTTTTTGCTGTAttcatgatcaaataaatgcagccttggtaagcataaaagacttccttcaaaaacattaaaaaaaatgttaataacactaaacttttgaacagtgtgtCACAGTGTATCAGTGTCTTAGGATATAATCGGTTACATATCTTTTTGGTAAACGGAACTGAGTCACTTGGATGAATCAGAATACGTACAACTATGCATTTCAAATACACATGATGTGTTGCCAATAGCTTATTCTGCACACTGCATTGAACTTTTTTATGTACTGCATTGTGTCACATTGCACACAGTATGCAAGTTGTACCTACAACAAATTGGTCTGGCCCAGTCATATAAAGACACTAcccttttcaattttatttaataacagaTCTGCCCTGGACAGAACTGCACCTGGAGCTTTTGTGGATGTTGAACACAAACTGGAATAGGCTGTTCGAGACTGCCTGGCTCTCGTGGGGTGAACATTTGTCCGTTTGCCTCCAGCACAAGCTCCTCTTGCAGATTCAGCCAGAGAATTGTAGAGTGCCCTCGCCTCTGGTCTGTCAGGTAGGACATCACGACAGCCACAGCCTGAAATGGGGGCAAACAagctttgattatttattattagacttATTATCAGATTTAGGAGCCTGGGCTGCTGAAATGAGCATCAGAAAGGATTTACCTCAGAGTTTGGCTGGGCCATCCCATATAGAGCCATTTTGGAAACACGTCTGAAATTGGCCACTTTCATCTCCTTGGCTGTACTGAGCAAATCTGTTGCTAAAAATTGACTGGacacctttaaaataaaattgaagatATAATGTGCATAATGTACTAGCCTATATCTTAGGGAGAGTCAGCTGGGCTGTAGGAGGAGGTCACAGCTCGTCTCTGATAAGAGCAAGGCTAGAAAGTCTGGTATATCAGATATAACCAGGGAAGAAAATGACTATCCAAGGATAAAGTACAAAGACTATTACCTGGTGCATATGAACATATACTATATAACTAATTATTTGTAtctgttttaatatgtaatttctaCGTCATCACAGCGAACACAAAATATTCCCTTAAAGATGGTGTACGGTTCCCCTTTGGCTATGTTTTGGGGAAAGCACTTCCTAACACTCTATAACCATAAACTAATGTCCTGGAAATGTTTTATGAAACCAAAAATTGTTCACTCTTACCAGAACTCGAATCCCATCAGTTATAAGGCTGGCTGGTGTTGAGAGTTCAGAGCTATCCATGCAGGCCAGCAGTCTGTAGATCCAAGCATTCATACACAGCCACTGACTGAAGCTCTGAGGAAATGCCTGTGGATACTACAGTGATAGACATACAACAGACAGTTGAAAAATGATTCAAATAATGGTATATACGACAAAAATAactgattttaaatataataatatagtagCATATAGTTAGCAATACCTGTTCATGAAGATATGCATTGAATACTAGTAAGTACACATAGCGTTCAAGACTTTGCAGTGTTCTTTGCAGGAAATAGCCTTTTGTGCTGTTTCcctgcaaacaaaaaaaatgtgtgaatgaCACAAATATGTGACCTTCGTTTAAAAAAAACgcaattttttacattaaagcaacCATTTTATAGCAGTTTGACAACATGGACACAAGAATGTTTCAGTCGGGACTTACTTGAATCTGGTAATCTTCGCCAATGCCTTCAAGCTTCAGCTTGTTTTCAAACACAGCATCTTTTATATTATGCATATCAGAGCACATGGCAATAGCATCGTCAACCTgtgatatatacataaaaaaccaCTTGGTTTATGTAAAactatttattcagtaaaatccTCCTAATATggtatatgtttttttaagatGCAAATTAATTGAAAACAGTTGGACTATTTCATGAACCAAGACTTTTACAAACATCTTTAATACATTCTAACCTCATCAAGGACTTGTTGACCTTTAGGTAGGCGACTGATCAGCAACTCAATCACTTGGAAATCCAATTTGTGTTCACTCTTCTGCATTTCTTGCCTGTGAAAGAGATGAAAAGTAAGTAGAACTTAAGAAGAGAAAGGACCTTAAAACACAACATTACCACAGTAGAGTATTAATAAGTAATGCTTTTCTTTAAAAAGGTAAACAGTAATTGAAATTGCACTAACACTGTACCATAGGTACCTGGGGCTCTCTGCTGCCCCCTGCAGGTGATGGAAGACTATGGCTCCCAGGATTAAGCCAAGATTGGTGCGTCCCACCCCCACCTGGCAGCTGAAGAGCAGTGCAGGCGGAGGTCTGGAGCTGTCCCGCATCAAAAAGAGGTTTGGGGTCAGCTGGTGGACACAAAGGTGGGTGAATTTGTATTGGAACTAAATTATTACATGTGAATAACATAATGATTTAGCACAATATgcatgtctgtttttatttctgtaaccTAAAAAAGAACagtctttaatttttttgttgtcaaACTCTGATAAAAGGAAAATTAAATCAAGATGGAAAAGATGAAGAAactggaatataaaaaaaaaaacaatcttgctGTTTCCTGATCACAAGTGGATACCTGAAATCATTTTTCATGGTCTTAAGTTAACATTTATAACTTTTGTCTGTGTTAATATGGTTTTCAAAGATTGATGTTACTGGTGACTGTGAAATTTAAATATGGTTTGTTGGCAAGTGCTGGGCTTAAAGTTCTGGGTTCTAGGGTTGAATTATTGGTTCAGTTACACAAATCATCAGATATGAATAAACCAGAGCTCACATAGAGTTATTTTAAACTTACAAAGTAGAGggagaggcaaaaaaaaaaaaaaaaaaatattcatggaGATCTTACCCTGAGTATATTAACAAAGGCATCAAATGTCTCCTCAAGTGGGGCCCCTTCCATAGGGAGCGGCAATCTGTAATATCTAAATCCATCAACATTTGTCATTAAACAATACACAGAACTAGAAGAACTTTAAAAGTAAGATTAATTTTGATTcatatatgcatgttttttttcaccTATGGACACTACTTTGGGTTTAATTTAGAATAGATTTCctctatttttaaacaaatatcacAAAAGTGTCTTGGAAAGTTTTCCCCATGCCATTATCATTCATTTTTGATACTGTTCAAATGCCTTTTATGTTTGGGGTCAATAAAATGCtgtaattcagcaaggatgcattaaaatgtaacaaaagtgacaggaaacccatttataatataataactgtATGCATAATTGTATATAAGattgcaaatcatcatattagaatgatttctgaagaatcatttgacactaaaaactggagtaatgatgctgaaaattcagttgtgccatcacaggaataaacttttaaaatatattaaagtacaaaataattatttgaaattgtactaatatttaacaatatcaaattttaatgttaacacatgttaggtaaaatatttagcctgaatgcactgtaagtcgctttggataaaagcgtctgctaaattaaattaaattaaattaaattaaattaaattaaattaaattaaattaaattaaattaaattaaattaaattaaattaaattaaattaaattaaattaaattaaattaaattaaattaaattaaattaaattaaattaaattaaattaaattaaattaaattaaacctttCATGAAGCATGAAGAAAAAAACGCAATTGATTTTATTCTGTCGTAAAATATGAGAAATTACCTGTGCTGTGGTTGACTGAAAAGTGGTCTTCTGTAGACCTCCTCAGTGACATGAATGTCCTCTTCTGACAGAATCTGAACCTGC is from Carassius auratus strain Wakin chromosome 13, ASM336829v1, whole genome shotgun sequence and encodes:
- the LOC113112617 gene encoding paladin-like isoform X2, whose amino-acid sequence is MTACLLYISHSINPHSSTVQIMGTSASATSQAAPFAPTHQADHQGNGMAEHRRSLQSVNIHNSKAKSIITNKVAPVVITNNCREEFQIHDKIQSANYSTGRISDLLPEHYLVLGEFFMVQDVYNRADVLNTTKSHGAPNFRKVKGKYPLFGMGQPSLNGFKQVLQRLQIDGCEEAIFICVREEPVVFFRSGGDFIPYTPRGRENLHENLHDLDRELSAEQIELSIRKELCDFAKLSENKFYVYNDIEHFKDEPQQVQILSEEDIHVTEEVYRRPLFSQPQHRYYRLPLPMEGAPLEETFDAFVNILRLTPNLFLMRDSSRPPPALLFSCQVGVGRTNLGLILGAIVFHHLQGAAESPRQEMQKSEHKLDFQVIELLISRLPKGQQVLDEVDDAIAMCSDMHNIKDAVFENKLKLEGIGEDYQIQGNSTKGYFLQRTLQSLERYVYLLVFNAYLHEQYPQAFPQSFSQWLCMNAWIYRLLACMDSSELSTPASLITDGIRVLVSSQFLATDLLSTAKEMKVANFRRVSKMALYGMAQPNSEAVAVVMSYLTDQRRGHSTILWLNLQEELVLEANGQMFTPREPGSLEQPIPVCVQHPQKLQEMELALKQDILRCEKWLEVITEQDKQMRMFKTCQTIEELFVHQKSVHPGLSYQRIPLSDFCAPKEEVFDQLLEAMKSSLAEDPNCAFIFNCHDGKDRTTAAMVIATLTLWHINGFPECEEDEIVSVPDAKYTKGEFEVVMQVVRVLPDGHRVKREVDVALDVVSETMTPMHYHLREVIISTYRQIKKAKSEADAQCLRLRSLQYLERYIYLILFNCYLHLEKKDSWRRSFSQWMYQVAARAGVYAILNHLGFSEFENPDDSLMARLRFRWLPHSVQFIPMRGQLI
- the LOC113112617 gene encoding paladin-like isoform X1; translated protein: MTACLLYISHSINPHSSTVQIMGTSASATSQAAPFAPTHQADHQGNGMAEHRRSLQSVNIHNSKAKSIITNKVAPVVITNNCREEFQIHDKIQSANYSTGRISDLLPEHYLVLGEFFMVQDVYNRADVLNTTKSHGAPNFRKVKGKYPLFGMGQPSLNGFKQVLQRLQIDGCEEAIFICVREEPVVFFRSGGDFIPYTPRGRENLHENLHDLDRELSAEQIELSIRKELCDFAKLSENKFYVYNDIEHFKDEPQQVQILSEEDIHVTEEVYRRPLFSQPQHRYYRLPLPMEGAPLEETFDAFVNILRLTPNLFLMRDSSRPPPALLFSCQVGVGRTNLGLILGAIVFHHLQGAAESPRYLWQEMQKSEHKLDFQVIELLISRLPKGQQVLDEVDDAIAMCSDMHNIKDAVFENKLKLEGIGEDYQIQGNSTKGYFLQRTLQSLERYVYLLVFNAYLHEQYPQAFPQSFSQWLCMNAWIYRLLACMDSSELSTPASLITDGIRVLVSSQFLATDLLSTAKEMKVANFRRVSKMALYGMAQPNSEAVAVVMSYLTDQRRGHSTILWLNLQEELVLEANGQMFTPREPGSLEQPIPVCVQHPQKLQEMELALKQDILRCEKWLEVITEQDKQMRMFKTCQTIEELFVHQKSVHPGLSYQRIPLSDFCAPKEEVFDQLLEAMKSSLAEDPNCAFIFNCHDGKDRTTAAMVIATLTLWHINGFPECEEDEIVSVPDAKYTKGEFEVVMQVVRVLPDGHRVKREVDVALDVVSETMTPMHYHLREVIISTYRQIKKAKSEADAQCLRLRSLQYLERYIYLILFNCYLHLEKKDSWRRSFSQWMYQVAARAGVYAILNHLGFSEFENPDDSLMARLRFRWLPHSVQFIPMRGQLI